The Primulina tabacum isolate GXHZ01 chromosome 1, ASM2559414v2, whole genome shotgun sequence genome contains the following window.
ttaagGTAAAATCGACCCGCTGCTTGCGGTAATTTTTGGAGATAATTCTTGTCTGTTTTTCGAAACATTATCCAGACCGGTGCTTTTTTCAATGACtctcataatattttaaataaatgatcattttgaTTTTAGGCTAAGTAGGCTTTTAATTTGTTCTGAATCACAGAATGATAAGGtggaatttttaatttttatgctttGTACAAATGTGTGGGGGGCTCCGATTTGGTATTATAAATAATATGGAGAGTCATTAACATGTGATTGTATGTCTTGCAGTGACTACCTGTTCAAGCTTCTTTTAATTGGAGATTCCGGAGTTGGCAAGTCATGTCTCCTCCTGAGATTTTCTGTAAGACTCTACGTGTGCATGTAGTCGGGGTGATAGGATAATAGGGTGATTGATTTTTAATGCACTAAGAAGTGTAATGCGATTATTTAAATGGTAGAACGAGATAATTAGTTTATATTTGGTACGGCAGGGGATTTTGACTTTAACAATAGTATGGCATTGCTAAAAGTTTTTAGCCAAGTGAGAGTACTTTGCATTTTATTGACTTTTTATATTGAACAATAGATTGATAAGGGTACGCAgtaaatgttttatatgttgcAAGTTGACAGTGACTTTACGAAATTCTAGAGTTGTGAACTGTTGGTGCTTGTATAGAATAAGTAATGCTAATATGCTATGTTGATGATGCTCTATGTCTCCGCTGATTTCTTCCAACTTTTCTCTGTtagcaaaaaataaaaacatgactGGTCGTTGGAAATCTTACGTTGAAGCGTTTTATTAATATCTTTGGAGAACATACAAAATTAAGTTTCCCATGAAAGTAATATAACTGCTGAGAGTGCTGCCAATTTGACTAACCTACAGAGTGAAAATTTTCCTTACTTGTAATAGGTAAGTGGATTAATTACATTCCGAAATTGTACTGAAAACTGGTGCCTATTGCATCATGAATTCATCGTTTTCTTTCTAACTATTTACTTGTGGATCTAGGCTAGTGATTGATCATTGTTGTTCAATTCATACAGGATGATTCGTACCTGGACAGTTACATCAGCACAATTGGTGTTGATTTTGTAAGAACTCGCTGTGTTCTTTTTCTTGATTGTTGCGGGTGGGTCATGGGTGTGTGAATGGGTTGGTTGATTTACATGGCACAATCAGAAATCTTATTCTGTTTTTACTTTTACAGAAAATACGCACCGTGGAGCAAGATGGGAAGACCATTAAACTTCAGATTGTAAGTTGCCGTGATTATAAGTCTAATCAAAAGACTTGGCAGTCACTTGTAGATAGTTATTGAATATTTTGGATAAATCTTTATGTTATTTAAAGATTTATAATTGTTGCAAGATTTGCTCCTTTTGTTAGGTAGTATCGATGGTGAAATATTTTTTATCCTTCAGTAAATTAATTGGGCATGTTGTTAAGGTCTCAAGTGATTTACTAATCTGTCCTGTGCTATTCACAACAACTTAATCTTTTATTATTTGGTTGTAAAGGGAAAATGTATCGAGGAAAATGATTTGTAATTTTTTAGCTGCTAGGGAGATTTATTGTACTTGAAACATTTTTACCTTTCGGCAAATTATTCACTAGTTCTTTTCTTCCAAGTAAAGTTTTGATTCCTAGACGAAGTTATCACATGACCTCCCTCAAAGAAATGATTCCACACTTTCAGCTTCTAGCATGGTGTTTACAGCACAATGATTTGCTATGATTTTACTTTTGAGTTTTCAACTATTTCTTAAAATGTTTTATTCATGAATATTTGAGTGGTTTATTTTGAGCAATTTTTTGCTCAAATGTTTTTTTGTTCTACCTGATACTCTTTTTTTCTTCGCGGAGCCTCACTCACGTTTTCTTTTCGGTTTGCATTTTTCAGTGGGATACAGCTGGACAAGAGCGATTCAGAACCATAACTAGTAGCTACTACCGTGGGGCACATGGCATTATAGTAAGTTTATTTCAGGTTGCCCAATCTCTTGCAGGCAATTCCTGCATGCTTTTAAATGTGTCCTCAGTCTGCTTGGAATTTTGTTGCAGATAGTGTATGATGTTACTGACCAAGAAAGCTTCAACAATGTGAAGCAATGGTTGAGTGAAATTGATCGTTATGCTAGTGATAATGTAAACAAGCTTTTAGTAGGAAACAAGTGTGACCTCGCTGATAACAGAGCCGTGCCATTTGAAACAGCCAAGGTATGGATTTTATCATCATGCAATCATGCAATCTGAAGCTGACTCAGTCAGCTAAACTACTTTTGTTTAATCAGGCATTTGCGGATGAAATGGGTATCCCATTCATGGAGACAAGTGCAAAAAATGCGACAAATGTTGAACAAGCTTTCATGGCGATGGCTGCTGACATTAAAAAcaggtctttttttttttaatgcacAGGTTTTTAATTTAGAACAGTCGGGCATCGAATGTGTAGTCTAGACCGTTGAATCTGTATTTACTGTATTAATCTTTTTCTTTAACATTTCTCGTTTTAATTTGATCACAGGATGGCAAGTCAGCCAGCATCAAGCAATGCAAGGCCACCTACCGTGCAAATTCGAGGTCAACCAGTTGCCCAGAACAGTGGCTGCTGTTCTTCGTAACGGTCTTCCACAAAAGCTCCATCACAACACCGTCACGTCTACTTTATCGTGCTGTGCGTCATAGCAgttctattgttttcaaatatatttggtTTCTCATAGCCCTTTAAAATTATGTTCAACTGCTTTCTCTAGTAATATATTTGTTTGTTGGCTATTGGTAACCTTAGCACCCCTCCTTATAACAGTGTTGTAGCTTTTGCAAACATGTAGTAGAACAAGAATTTGGCACAATTTCTTTTGTTACAAGTATTATGTTATATCGTGGTTTATGTTCACGTTTAAATTGAGATAATCTgcgattattattatttttttattgatgggTTTTGCATTTAAACTAAAATGTTGTTATTAATTTTCGTTATTATTCCCCGAAATATGTTGTACATTCTTAATTCTTTTTTCTTATTACTAAAATCAcgcatcaaaataaaataaatttcatttGAGCTGTCGACCAACTCAGATTTCCAATGATAATAAATCATGTAGATGTCCATAATCCACCAAAATGTCAGTTACTATTACACAAGCATTTAATAACTCCATTGTATTTTAAGCTTTAAATCTCCAAAAGGCTGTTTGTTCGGGTATATATAATCCTCATCTCCTTTCCCATATTTAACATGTTTTTGCCAATGAATGGAAACGAGGACCAACGCAGTGCACCTTCTTTAGCGTCGAAAGAATCGAGTGGCCTCGGGTCGATCCATGACAACTTCCATGATCTGTTAGATGAGGCTCTCTATGAGTCCGATGACTTTCGGATGTATGGGTACAAGGTCACAAGGTGCCCTAGTAGGTGCAGACATAACTGGATGTCGTGCCCATTCGTGCATTTTGGGGAGAAGGCACGTCGTCGTGACCCGCGATTATACTACTACGTTGGCATCCTGTGTCCCGACTACAAGGACGGGGGGATGTGTCTGAGAGGCGATTCTTGTGTTTTCGCGCATGGTGCTTTCGAGCATTGGCTCCATCCTGATAAGTACCGTACTCGTATGTGCAATGCGCGTGCTTTTTGTACTAGGAGGGTGTGCTTCTTTGCACACTCGGTGCAAGAACTCCGGCAAGAAACTAGTTACCCGTGGTACTAGATAGCTAGATTGCAATACATGCAAATTGAGATgaaaatataattcaataatACAAAGATATTTATTGCcgtattataaaaaattatatgtaaattaTATCTCATTTTCATTTGAGTACTCTGTCTATCTatctataataattaattaagaacgAGATTTCCAAAATCCCCGTACACATTAATTTGGCTTTaatgtttatataattttttgttttgaattcGACTCTTTGAAAACGATGAATGACTTTAATGTGGATGTAATTTTACTTTTGAATTTGACTCTTTGAAACGAAGAAtgattatatattaaattattttttatttgatataataaaatgtaattaaattttcatttttcacaataattaaaaatcatCTTATTCTTCCTcttgtatatatttaattttttataaatatcataaCTAAAAAATATGTGATACATAATATTCATATATCATATTATACATACAACATCGTTAATACGCTCGATCCCTAGTATTTATTATGAGAGTTACATATGTGTTGATTCTTAGAatatttcatttttacttaTGAATCTTTCAATTTTGTAGTGTTATATTTTTCATACATaccatataaaaaataatttgtgttactcattaagatttttaatttttgaacttTTTCTGTCTTGCATCGTATGGCACCCCGTCCCCAAACGTTGTAACTTATTTGTTTGTACAATCACGATTTACGCACGATTTGTAAACTTCCATTTTCTTTTTGAATTGTATACATCCGATTTTGAGTTTCCTCTGCACGGAATTACActtatttattttagttttgaaaATTGAGTTGCAacgaaattaaagaaaaaattgttaGAATAGATGTCATGTAAGTCAACGGTTGGTTAATGAATTTATTAATTCAGATATAATAAacagtttttattttaatataatttatatttcatggtttcattttactttatctatatactcatctaaaaatcatttataaagaccttgattatactttaatacaaatgaatgaaact
Protein-coding sequences here:
- the LOC142556959 gene encoding zinc finger CCCH domain-containing protein 54, yielding MNGNEDQRSAPSLASKESSGLGSIHDNFHDLLDEALYESDDFRMYGYKVTRCPSRCRHNWMSCPFVHFGEKARRRDPRLYYYVGILCPDYKDGGMCLRGDSCVFAHGAFEHWLHPDKYRTRMCNARAFCTRRVCFFAHSVQELRQETSYPWY
- the LOC142539299 gene encoding ras-related protein RABD2a, translating into MTPEYDYLFKLLLIGDSGVGKSCLLLRFSDDSYLDSYISTIGVDFKIRTVEQDGKTIKLQIWDTAGQERFRTITSSYYRGAHGIIIVYDVTDQESFNNVKQWLSEIDRYASDNVNKLLVGNKCDLADNRAVPFETAKAFADEMGIPFMETSAKNATNVEQAFMAMAADIKNRMASQPASSNARPPTVQIRGQPVAQNSGCCSS